From Saccharomyces kudriavzevii IFO 1802 strain IFO1802 genome assembly, chromosome: 13, a single genomic window includes:
- the YKU80 gene encoding ATP-dependent DNA helicase YKU80 (similar to Saccharomyces cerevisiae YKU80 (YMR106C); ancestral locus Anc_2.444): MSSESTTFIVDVSPSMIKKDCVFKSMAYLEYTLLNKSKKNRKTDWVSCYLANCPVSGNSQEVPNVFQIQPFLAPVTTTDTIKFIRHLKQYCDQHSHDGTTEDLQSMIQCLLVASLDIKQKFQARKISKQIVVFTDNLDELDITDEEIEVLAKELNARIILVDCSKKGQEEKKQSNWLKLVKAIPNSNVYTINELLIEITSPATSVVKPVRVFSGELRFGADVLSTQTPNPNSGIKDKNCICIKVEAFPATKAVSGLNRKTVVETEDSNMKKKFVAVKSIIEYEIHSEEKNKKANEDEEMESSYTSVVISKDSVTKAYRYGADYVVLPSVLVDQTVYETFPGLDVRGFLDREALPRYYLTSESSFIIADTRLGCLSDTMAFGALVDVMLENRKVAVARYVSKKDSEVNMCALCPILVEHADMDSETKVVRSLTLCRLPFAEDERVTDFPKLLNRTTTSGTPLEQETDEHEIDELMEQLVDSMDTDELPAVSVDNYYQPISRVTADTTLPLPFLKKEREANKKDPLRVPTVFIYRQQQVLMEWIHQLMINDSKEFQIPELPDSLKEKISPYLFKNFDSNELVKLLRIKKVDKSKLSSELKDELEREKIPDLETLLKRGEQDSKE, encoded by the coding sequence ATGTCTAGTGAATCAACAACTTTTATAGTCGATGTGTCGCCATCaatgatcaaaaaagattgtgttttcaaatctatGGCATATTTAGAGTATACATTGTTGAAcaaatctaaaaaaaatagaaagaCAGATTGGGTAAGCTGTTACCTCGCAAATTGTCCCGTATCTGGAAATTCGCAAGAGGTACCAAATGTGTTTCAAATACAACCCTTTTTGGCTCCTGTTACTACAACGGACACGATCAAATTCATTAGACATCTGAAGCAATATTGTGACCAGCATAGCCATGATGGTACAACGGAAGATTTGCAATCCATGATTCAATGTCTTCTGGTTGCTTCACTGGATATTAAACAGAAATTTCAAGcaagaaagatttcaaagCAAATTGTAGTATTTACAGACAATCTAGATGAGTTAGATATCACGGATGAAGAGATAGAGGTGCTAGCAAAAGAACTAAACGCAAGAATCATTTTAGTTGATTGTAGCAAGAAGGgccaagaagagaaaaaacaatcTAATTGGTTGAAACTCGTGAAAGCCATTCCGAATTCAAATGTCTACACTATAAATGAGCTTCTTATCGAAATTACTTCGCCAGCGACATCTGTAGTTAAACCAGTAAGAGTGTTCTCAGGGGAGCTCAGATTTGGGGCAGATGTGTTATCAACTCAAACGCCGAATCCCAATAGTGGCataaaagataaaaattgTATATGCATCAAAGTAGAAGCATTTCCTGCCACGAAGGCAGTTTCAGGGTTAAATAGGAAAACCGTTGTCGAAACTGAAGACTccaatatgaaaaaaaagttcgTTGCGGTTAAGTCCATTATCGAGTATGAAATTCAcagtgaagaaaagaacaagaaagccaatgaagatgaggaaaTGGAGTCCTCTTACACCTCTGTGGTCATTTCGAAAGATTCTGTAACAAAGGCATACCGTTATGGTGCGGATTATGTAGTATTGCCCTCTGTTTTAGTTGATCAGACAGTATACGAGACATTCCCTGGGTTGGATGTAAGGGGGTTCTTAGATAGAGAAGCTCTCCCAAGATATTATTTGACGTcagaatcttctttcatAATCGCGGATACAAGACTTGGTTGTCTATCCGACACCATGGCCTTTGGTGCTCTGGTGGATGTCATGTTGGAGAACAGAAAAGTTGCTGTTGCAAGATACGTGAGCAAGAAAGACAGTGAAGTAAATATGTGTGCACTGTGTCCCATTTTGGTTGAGCACGCTGACATGGATTCCGAGACGAAAGTTGTAAGAAGCCTCACTTTATGTAGATTACCATTTGCAGAGGACGAAAGGGTGACAGATTTCCCCAAACTATTGAATAGAACAACTACATCTGGAACGCCGTTGGAACAGGAAACAGATGAGCATGAAATCGATGAGCTTATGGAACAACTTGTAGATTCCATGGACACGGATGAATTGCCGGCGGTTTCAGTCGACAACTATTATCAACCCATAAGTAGAGTGACTGCTGATACTACTCTCCCACTTCcctttttgaagaaagaacgAGAGGCAAACAAGAAGGATCCCCTCAGGGTACCCACAGTTTTTATCTACAGGCAACAGCAGGTATTAATGGAATGGATTCATCAATTGATGATTAATGATTCgaaagaatttcaaattccAGAACTACCGGACTCACTGAAGGAGAAAATAAGCCCttatttgttcaaaaacttcGACAGTAACGAATTGGTCAAGCTTCTCCGAATCAAGAAAGTAGACAAATCGAAGCTCTCATCCGAGCTCAAAGATGAACTTGAGAGAGAGAAAATCCCGGACTTGGAAACTCTATTAAAGCGTGGTGAACAAGACAGCAAGGAGTAG